A genomic stretch from bacterium includes:
- a CDS encoding nucleotidyltransferase domain-containing protein encodes MNPRILQIAGELKRRLEPLYGERLQKVVVFGSYVRGEETDESDLDVAIVLDPKYDDLTEWNLAGSLFVEIDLAFDVVVDTHIISLEEYNDRDYAILRAIHSEGVTV; translated from the coding sequence ATGAATCCACGGATTTTGCAAATCGCTGGGGAATTGAAGAGGCGGCTGGAACCGCTGTACGGCGAGCGGTTGCAAAAGGTCGTGGTCTTCGGTTCCTATGTGCGTGGCGAAGAGACTGACGAGTCGGATTTAGACGTCGCGATTGTGTTGGATCCAAAATATGACGATTTAACTGAGTGGAATTTAGCGGGATCGCTCTTTGTCGAAATCGATTTAGCGTTTGATGTGGTCGTCGATACGCATATAATTTCGCTCGAAGAATACAATGACCGGGATTATGCGATACTTCGCGCTATCCATAGCGAAGGGGTGACGGTGTGA
- the atpE gene encoding ATP synthase F0 subunit C, translating to MGNEAYALLSAGIGAGLVVIGAGLGIGRLAGEAMQGIARQPEATAKIQTAMIIAAALIEGVALFCAVICLLLSFK from the coding sequence ATGGGAAATGAAGCATACGCACTGTTGTCCGCCGGTATCGGCGCAGGTCTTGTGGTTATCGGCGCCGGACTCGGCATCGGCCGCCTCGCTGGCGAAGCGATGCAAGGAATCGCCCGGCAACCGGAAGCGACCGCGAAAATTCAAACGGCTATGATTATCGCCGCCGCCCTTATCGAAGGCGTCGCGTTGTTCTGCGCCGTTATTTGCTTACTGTTGTCGTTCAAATAA
- a CDS encoding polymer-forming cytoskeletal protein, translating to MLTRGGTTSTGTEIATVIGAETLIEGNITVPHSMRLDGRVHGQVNVTETLTVGPNGTVEGNVQVKSVIVGGKVIGSVSASDKITLNSTAAMNGDLVCAKLVIEEGAVFEGMSRMGTGKLPLMMPQAEPRSDATKPNTSEGAQQPEVPRWADRKR from the coding sequence ATGTTGACACGCGGCGGAACGACATCAACCGGAACAGAAATCGCAACGGTGATTGGCGCTGAAACATTAATCGAAGGGAACATCACAGTTCCTCATTCGATGCGGCTCGATGGTCGCGTCCACGGACAAGTGAATGTTACCGAGACTTTGACGGTTGGTCCGAACGGCACGGTCGAGGGAAATGTTCAAGTAAAATCGGTAATTGTCGGTGGTAAAGTCATCGGCTCGGTGAGTGCATCGGATAAAATTACCCTGAACAGTACCGCGGCGATGAATGGCGATTTAGTGTGTGCTAAACTGGTAATTGAAGAAGGGGCGGTATTCGAGGGGATGTCGCGGATGGGTACCGGAAAGCTGCCGCTCATGATGCCGCAAGCGGAACCGCGGAGTGATGCAACGAAACCGAATACCAGCGAAGGTGCGCAACAACCGGAAGTACCGCGCTGGGCGGATCGCAAAAGATAG
- the atpF gene encoding F0F1 ATP synthase subunit B — protein sequence MNPIELVTPNVGMWFWTTLLFLAVLIILRKTAWGPIVKALEEREKTIADDLKRAESARVDAEGARESLLKEQAKMLAEQNDRVAQMMKNAEHRAADIIEQAKVEAQKQRETATAEIEREKQKAIASIRSEVVTVALNAAQAVIGRELKPEDHQRLIEQSINHLN from the coding sequence ATGAATCCAATTGAATTGGTAACGCCCAACGTCGGAATGTGGTTTTGGACGACGCTGCTATTCTTAGCGGTGCTCATCATCCTGCGGAAAACCGCGTGGGGTCCGATTGTCAAGGCGCTCGAAGAACGCGAGAAGACGATTGCCGACGATTTGAAGCGCGCCGAATCTGCCCGTGTCGATGCCGAAGGGGCGCGGGAAAGTCTGCTCAAGGAACAGGCGAAAATGCTTGCCGAGCAGAATGACCGGGTCGCCCAGATGATGAAGAATGCGGAACATCGCGCCGCCGACATCATCGAACAGGCAAAAGTCGAAGCGCAGAAGCAGCGGGAAACCGCTACCGCCGAAATCGAACGCGAGAAGCAAAAAGCCATCGCCTCGATTCGCAGCGAAGTCGTAACGGTAGCGCTCAATGCCGCGCAAGCGGTGATCGGCAGAGAGTTGAAGCCGGAAGACCATCAGCGCTTGATTGAACAATCGATCAATCATTTGAACTAA
- a CDS encoding AtpZ/AtpI family protein has translation MLDRDSVKAWAAIGEYSSLGIQMVGTIAVCAGLGWYMDRAWNTKPWGLLLGALFGATGGMIAFIRAVLKANRDTERSDLEKNHK, from the coding sequence ATGTTAGACCGCGATAGCGTAAAGGCATGGGCAGCCATCGGTGAATACTCATCGCTGGGGATTCAGATGGTGGGTACTATCGCGGTGTGTGCCGGACTGGGGTGGTATATGGATCGCGCTTGGAACACAAAACCGTGGGGGTTGCTTCTCGGAGCACTGTTCGGAGCGACGGGGGGAATGATCGCATTCATCCGGGCGGTACTCAAAGCCAATCGCGACACCGAACGAAGTGACCTCGAAAAGAATCATAAGTAA
- the atpH gene encoding ATP synthase F1 subunit delta — MSLLVSRYAEPLYLAAKETGELETVTADMAALGMLLVSGESGKVFAEYLLSPQVSRKEKLDTLLAVFASGSKITRNFFQVVIERGREELLLELPDEFLKRMKKEAGIVSANLISSIALTEKQVKAMAEKIGKSIHKQVELTSETDASLLGGSILELEGKRYDASLKRQLDDLKQALLA; from the coding sequence ATGAGCTTATTAGTATCACGCTACGCGGAGCCGTTGTACCTTGCCGCGAAAGAGACCGGCGAATTGGAAACGGTGACTGCCGACATGGCGGCGCTGGGTATGCTGTTGGTTTCCGGCGAATCGGGAAAAGTATTCGCGGAATACTTGTTATCGCCCCAAGTGTCGCGCAAGGAAAAGCTCGATACGTTGCTTGCGGTATTCGCCAGCGGCAGTAAAATCACTCGGAACTTTTTTCAGGTGGTAATTGAACGCGGGCGCGAAGAACTCCTGCTCGAATTGCCGGATGAGTTTCTTAAGCGAATGAAAAAAGAAGCGGGGATCGTCTCGGCAAACTTGATTAGTTCGATTGCACTCACCGAAAAACAAGTAAAGGCGATGGCGGAGAAAATCGGGAAATCGATTCACAAACAAGTCGAATTGACGTCGGAGACCGATGCTTCGTTGTTGGGCGGTTCGATTCTGGAACTGGAAGGGAAACGGTACGACGCCTCGCTCAAACGTCAATTAGACGACCTGAAACAGGCGTTGTTGGCGTAG
- a CDS encoding M23 family metallopeptidase, translating into MLKFGGPPADSEGKHYQLLWVPPDHREPVSLTMSVIGWRWIRIAIVMLAVMLIGMVITWGVFLRQALSYDRLVQENKSLKVSVVKLDEMRMQLESLQILDDQVRRALGSRPGLTAEDRALLRERYRSKQFSSSSRSGQELSDVTFLPTLMPTVGLVSRHFTNSPFAGNEGHRGIDIASASGTPIIAAASGTVLFSGWTQQYGNTLLVGHPSGYTTMYGHAQMFFWNAGDIVRQGEPIGLVGSTGKSTGPHLHFEVWKENSVIDPMTMISENRFTANKR; encoded by the coding sequence ATGCTGAAATTTGGCGGTCCCCCTGCCGATTCCGAGGGGAAACATTATCAATTGTTATGGGTGCCCCCCGATCACCGCGAGCCAGTTTCGCTCACGATGTCGGTAATCGGTTGGCGCTGGATTCGCATCGCTATCGTAATGTTGGCAGTGATGCTCATTGGGATGGTAATCACTTGGGGTGTTTTTCTCCGGCAAGCACTTTCCTACGACCGGTTAGTACAGGAAAACAAATCGCTCAAAGTGAGTGTCGTGAAACTGGACGAAATGCGGATGCAATTGGAATCGCTCCAGATTCTCGACGATCAGGTGCGGCGAGCATTAGGAAGCCGCCCCGGATTGACAGCGGAAGACCGCGCCTTGTTGCGGGAGCGTTACCGTTCCAAGCAGTTTTCCAGCAGTTCCCGTTCCGGACAAGAATTATCCGATGTAACGTTTTTACCGACATTGATGCCGACGGTTGGGTTGGTTTCACGACATTTTACCAATTCACCGTTTGCGGGCAATGAGGGACATCGTGGAATCGACATTGCCTCGGCGAGTGGTACACCAATTATTGCCGCGGCAAGCGGTACCGTGCTTTTCAGCGGGTGGACACAACAGTATGGGAATACGTTACTTGTGGGACACCCCTCCGGGTACACCACGATGTATGGTCATGCCCAAATGTTTTTTTGGAATGCGGGCGATATCGTTCGACAAGGCGAACCGATTGGATTGGTCGGTTCGACTGGAAAATCGACCGGGCCGCATTTACATTTCGAGGTTTGGAAAGAAAATTCTGTGATCGATCCGATGACGATGATCTCGGAGAATCGGTTTACCGCAAACAAGCGGTAG
- the atpB gene encoding F0F1 ATP synthase subunit A encodes MSEPTHTITQTVSDTLHAAQSVAGHAAEHGAEHGAHDYSFAHDSLWTGQDLTYNLLDHHLEFLPDWGTFTLTKHGFILALAAFVLVIFATLAGKSAKKRMGKAPTGLGNFLEVFVKFIRDDVVYPAMGEKLGKHLLNYFLTAFFFILFGNLAGLIPGSKSPTMNIAVTMGMAVMTFILMIYSGVRVHGLWGFLKHFAPPGIPWPVYFILTPIEIVGLFVKPFALTIRLFANMVAGKALVLSFIGLIFMLGSALGAGAAFGIGLLPFAGGVGIMLLEIFVAFLQAFIFTMLSALFIGQLATAHDEHDHEHGHEHAH; translated from the coding sequence ATGAGTGAACCGACCCACACGATAACCCAAACGGTGAGCGATACGCTCCACGCGGCGCAATCCGTTGCCGGCCATGCCGCCGAACACGGCGCGGAGCATGGCGCTCACGACTACTCGTTCGCCCACGATTCGCTTTGGACCGGGCAGGATTTGACCTACAATCTACTCGATCACCATCTCGAATTCCTTCCCGATTGGGGAACTTTTACCCTCACGAAGCACGGTTTTATCCTCGCATTAGCGGCGTTCGTCTTGGTCATTTTTGCGACGCTCGCCGGCAAGTCCGCGAAGAAACGGATGGGGAAAGCCCCGACCGGGTTAGGTAATTTCCTCGAAGTGTTCGTGAAGTTCATTCGCGACGATGTGGTCTACCCTGCAATGGGTGAGAAGTTGGGCAAACACCTCCTCAATTACTTCCTGACTGCCTTCTTTTTCATTCTGTTCGGTAATCTTGCCGGACTCATCCCCGGATCGAAATCGCCGACGATGAATATCGCGGTAACGATGGGGATGGCGGTGATGACGTTTATCCTGATGATTTATAGCGGGGTGCGCGTCCACGGGTTGTGGGGCTTTTTGAAGCATTTCGCCCCGCCCGGTATTCCGTGGCCCGTCTACTTTATTCTGACCCCGATAGAAATTGTCGGACTCTTCGTAAAACCGTTCGCATTAACGATTCGTCTCTTTGCGAATATGGTGGCGGGAAAAGCGCTGGTGCTTTCATTCATCGGACTGATTTTTATGTTGGGTAGCGCGCTGGGCGCCGGGGCGGCATTCGGTATTGGACTGCTCCCATTTGCGGGCGGCGTCGGTATCATGTTGCTGGAAATCTTTGTCGCATTTTTGCAGGCGTTCATCTTTACCATGCTGTCGGCGCTGTTCATTGGACAACTGGCAACGGCACACGACGAACACGACCACGAACATGGTCACGAGCATGCGCATTAA